One Elephas maximus indicus isolate mEleMax1 chromosome X, mEleMax1 primary haplotype, whole genome shotgun sequence DNA segment encodes these proteins:
- the LOC126068750 gene encoding uncharacterized protein LOC126068750, protein MGSRDFSVSKGGATVSWISNGVATASQVSKSWIFTNSVLECGASIKVGGLSTLRADPRINKCLFQPPAPSSRSRPPGPAAPQQPQGEPKRQKPFQLPGPQTPTPPTPHHTPSARAPHAGSRPSGGGSSRLQRLGPTRSRQCSPSQVTWARQLCWPRVLRPGSRSRPRRVPAPTRPPPPLCPPARRKGGRGSGPAATATVATAATVAAAVAAAAAAEAAAATVAEAVAEASVAEAEAEVEAEAPVEEAAAEATLEEAAAALAGEEAEASLVAAAVAEARAAEAAAAARAALSPSVETDADTHLDADAEVAAALAAEEEAAIKASMGIYTKRIISASPDPPTASLYVGDLHPEVTEAMLYEKFSPAGRILSIRICRDKITRRSLGYAYVNYQQPVDAKRALETLNFDVIKGRPVRIMWSQRDPSLRKSGVGNVFIKNLGKTIDNKALYNIFSTFGNILSCKVACDEKGPKGYGFVHFQEQESAERAIDVMNGMFLNYRKIFVGRFKSHKEREAERGAWARQSTSADVKDFDEDTDEEATLR, encoded by the exons GTTGGAGGCCTCAGCACCTTGAGGGCAGATCCAAGAATAAACAAGTGCCTGTTCCAG CCTCCCGCCCCTTCCAGCCGCTCCAGACCTCCAGGCCCCGCCGCCCCGCAGCAGCCACAGGGGGAACCAAAGAGACAGAAGCCTTTCCAGCTGCCCGGACCACAGACGCCAACACCCCCAACCCCCCATCACACGCCGTCCGCCCGCGCCCCGCACGCTGGCTCACGACCaagcggcggcggcagcagcaggcTGCAGCGACTCGGACCAACGCGCTCCCGGCAGTGCTCGCCATCCCAGGTGACTTGGGCTCGCCAGCTCTGCTGGCCCCGGGTCCTCCGCCCCGGCTCCCGCTCGCGCCCACGCCGGGTTCCTGCGCCCACTCGCCCTCCCCCGCCTCTCTGCCCCCCAGCTCGCAGAAAGGGAGGTCGCGGCAGCGGCCCGGCGGCAACGGCGACCGTGGCGACGGCGGCGACCgtggcggcggcggtggcggcagcGGCTGCAGCGGAGGCTGCGGCGGCGACTGTGGCTGAGGCGGTGGCGGAGGCCTCAGTGGCTGAGGCGGAAGCGGAGGTGGAGGCCGAGGCTCCGGTAGAGGAGGCAGCGGCGGAGGCCACCCTGGAGGAGGCGGCGGCCGCGTTGGCGGGGGAGGAGGCGGAGGCCTCCCTGGTGGCAGCGGCGGTGGCAGAGGCCAGGGCGGCTGAAGCCGCCGCTGCAGCAAGGGCTGCGTTGTCCCCCTCGGTAGAGACGGATGCGGATACGCATTTGGATGCAGATGCCGAGGTGGCGGCTGCACTAGCGGCGGAGGAGGAAGCGGCCATCAAAGCAAGTATGGGTATCTACACCAAGAGGATCATCAGCGCCAGCCCCGACCCCCCCACGGCCTCGCTGTATGTGGGCGACCTGCACCCGGAGGTGACCGAGGCAATGCTGTACGAGAAGTTCAGCCCGGCCGGGCGCATCCTCTCCATCCGCATTTGCAGGGACAAGATCACCCGCCGCTCCCTGGGCTATGCGTATGTTAACTACCAGCAACCGGTGGACGCCAAGCGGGCCTTGGAGACCCTGAACTTTGATGTCATCAAGGGCAGGCCAGTGCGCATCATGTGGTCCCAGCGAGACCCCTCGCTCCGCAAGAGCGGGGTGGGCAACGTCTTCATCAAGAACCTGGGCAAGACCATCGACAACAAAGCGCTGTACAACATCTTCTCAACGTTTGGCAACATCCTCTCCTGCAAAGTGGCCTGCGATGAAAAGGGGCCCAAGGGCTACGGGTTCGTGCACTTCCAGGAGCAGGAGTCGGCTGAGCGGGCCATAGACGTGATGAACGGCATGTTTCTGAACTACCGCAAAATTTTCGTTGGGAGATTCAAGTCGCATAAAGAAAGAGAGGCCGAAAGGGGAGCCTGGGCCAGACAGTCCACGAGTGCTGACGTCAAGGATTTCGATGAAGACACCGATGAGGAAGCCACCTTGCGATGA